Part of the Schistocerca cancellata isolate TAMUIC-IGC-003103 chromosome 9, iqSchCanc2.1, whole genome shotgun sequence genome is shown below.
cacaaacgccgttcaacgtctcttggtttcagctcacacgggacccaagtttcttctttctgaatcatgcccgtaGCCTTCAGACGTttcgaaatggcttgctgtgtcactacctcggcaaacggcggaagcaaagttgtacaccttgtagtttccCTTGGTTTTGGCAGCGTCTGAAGACGGAATTTACATCCTGAAATCTGGGTCGTCTGTGCGGTTTTATCCAAATAAAGGAGTTGTAGAACTGACGCGCATTTATTCATCATGCAAATGTTCAGTACCTAGGCGCTTTTGTATTCACAGAGAAAATGTATCTTATTTCTGAACCTACTGACACGTACTACATCATATTGAGTTGTCGCAATTATGATCCACGgggcttacaataataataataataataataacaataataactactCTCACCTGTCTCCATTTACACCCAAGACAGACTTTGTCAACAGTGAGTCACTTCCGACAGCGAAGTTACGGCTGTTAAATGCTGGAAAATCCGTCGCCAGCACACGAGACAACAGTTCCGGGTCCTTGACCATGAGCAGCGGATTGCCGAATGCGAACATGCCCATGAAGGGCGCATCAGCAGCCTCCAGGTAGCAGTCGTATATGGGATCTCCGGCGTGTTGCTCTCCGATCGCCATCCCACCCATGTTGCCGAGGAACGACGTGGGCTTCAAGTAAGGCACTCCCAGCTTCTCCCAGAAGAAAAAGTTGCGCCTGCGGTGCCAGTACGCTAGAGGCAGGACCACCAGCAGAGCGTCCACCATCCAGCTCCCAGTCACCACACACATCTCCGACGCTTGGTTCCTCAACCTGGAACAATAAAAGATAGGTAGAGGTGTTAATCACTGACACAGTTGTTATTAGCGGATATTagcggcaactacactcctggaaatggaaaaaagaacccattgacaccggtgtgtcagacccaccatacttgctccggacactgcgagagcgctgtacaagcaatgatcacacgcacggcacagcggacacaccaggaaccgcggtgttggccgtcgaatggcgctagctgcgcagcatttgtgcaccgccgccgtcagtgtcagccagtttgccgtgccatacggagctccatcgcagtctttaacactggtagcatgccgcgacagcgtggacgtgaaccgtatgtgcaggtgacggactttgagcgagggcgtatagtggacatgcgggaggccgggtggacgtaccgccgaattgctcaacacgtggggcgtgaggtctccacagtacatcgatgttgtcgccagtggtcggcggaaggtgcacgtgcccgtcgacctgggaccggaccgcagcgacgcacggatgcacgccaagaccgtaggatcctacgcagtgccgtaggggaccgcaccgccacttcccagcaaattagggacactgttgctcctggggtatcggcgaggaccattcgcaaccgtctccatgaagctgggctacggtcccgcacaccgttaggccgtcttccgctcacgccccaacatcgtgcagcccgcctccagtggtgtcgcgacaggcgtgaatggagggacgaatggagacgtgtcgtcttcagcgatgagagtcgcttctgccttggtgccaatgatggtcgtatgcgtgtttggcgccgtgcaggtgagcgccacaatcaggactgcatacgaccgaggcacacagggccaacacccggcatcatggtgtggggagcgatctcctacactggccgtacaccactggtgatcgtcgaggggacactgaatagtgcacggtacatccaaaccgtcatcgaacccatcgttctaccattcctagaccggcaagggaacttgctgttccaacaggacaatgcacgtccgcatgtatcccgtgccacccaacgtgctctagaaggtgtaagtcaactaccctggccagcaagatctccggatctgcccccccattgagcatgtttgggactggatgaagtgtcgtctcacgcggtctgcacgtccagcacgaacgctggtccaactgaggcgccaggtggaaatggcatggcaagccgttccacaggactacacccagcatctctacgatcgtctccatgggagaatagcagcctgcattgctgcgaaaggtggatatacactgtactagtgccgacattgtgcatgctctgttgcctgtgtctatgtggctgtggttctgtcagtgtgatcatgtgatgtatctgaccccaggaatgtgtcaataaagtttccccttcctgggacaatgaattcacggtgttcttatttcaatttccaggagtgtattattggacATTGATATGGAATTTGTTCACCATTCGCTTTTATAAAGTCCTGAATTCTActgggggacactttcagtgaggtctcTGAATGTCTCTGAAAGAAAGACAGTCCATTCTTccgcaagagccgaaaccagagttaGTGGTCATTTTGGACGCTGCGGTctcgagcgaagtcgacgttctgactcatcccaaataaTGGTGGGAACAAACAAACGGAAACAGTCGATTCCGTCGCTTGATCGAAAACGATCACTCGGCTGTAGTTCTATGTATCGGTTGAATTATTCGTTCATTCCTTAGAGTGGACCAGTCTATTGGAGCAACCGATTCAGTCGGTTGTACCTTTACGTACCGGTTTTATGAGGTTTATTCAAATGAAACCTCGTCAGTGCATCTACctctgccttacacgtaaggtggcacaacgcaactgcgggtatggtggcgccatctattcgTAGAGAGACTGACGCTtgtgcaccgtttgatgttgcacagcgccagtgtggtttcacgccgaagagaaggtggtcacacaagttatcgtccactaccgaacatgcaggaacaacgaggagtgattcgatttttggcggtggagggagttggaggccgtgaaatgtatcgacggatgaaggctgcgtACGGTGAgtgcagtctgagtcgttcaagtgttgtggaatggcgcaaacggttccttgaggggcgcgagtcactggaaggcgatgctcgtcctggacaggctcatcgtgtcattacatcgaaaattgttgccGAAGTGAgtgctttagttttggacaccgAGGACGAGATTCATCGGTTACTGGGcattcgcggacatcgattcgcaacggacgacgaagtgtgtgactgagtccaggcctggatccgacagtaGCGtactaaggctcgtttcacactgggacacttgtgacggtcaccggtgacggtcaccggtgactgtggcgaacactcctgggtcactggtgtcccacact
Proteins encoded:
- the LOC126101262 gene encoding cytochrome P450 6k1-like; this encodes MCVVTGSWMVDALLVVLPLAYWHRRRNFFFWEKLGVPYLKPTSFLGNMGGMAIGEQHAGDPIYDCYLEAADAPFMGMFAFGNPLLMVKDPELLSRVLATDFPAFNSRNFAVGSDSLLTKSVLGVNGDRWETLRTKLAPVFTPGKIKAMFPLMEDVGQDLVQHLAAEVEKGTGACFSSSKT